Proteins encoded together in one Salvelinus fontinalis isolate EN_2023a chromosome 6, ASM2944872v1, whole genome shotgun sequence window:
- the LOC129858282 gene encoding proteinase-activated receptor 4-like, translating to MALSAPAGTLLLLFFLSSLLHGCSPSSTTEECTGIRLRSFTLMSKCNFTTLNDKQIKEVQASTTVLYVPILYIIAFTLGLPANLLALWVLLFRTKKLPSTILLINLTATDLMILMVLPFRIVYHLQGNDWAFGEPFCRVVTALFYGNMYGSVLCLAFIAVDRYVALVHPFGAKTLRSRRTSFYMSLCVWVAVLAAMLPLLISRQSYTLDEPRITTCHDALPEKVHENYFLPYFLTLFFLGFLLPLLVVLYCYVSVIRTLVAGGQRYAHAMHVTMLVLVVFVGCLLPSNVLLLLHYSDSYLVDNGEDLYVPYMVSLAVSTLNSCIDPFIFYYISDDFRDKVMMVLCCRGNNGRDSTTENQVPYSSSLQGTQRSKVTLLSMSSQRPGTSEGEAA from the exons ATGGCTCTCTCTGCCCCAGCCGGGACTCTTCTTTTGctgttctttctctcctctcttctacatgGCTGTTCCCCCTCTTCCACCACGGAGGAGTGCACCGGCATCC GGCTGCGCTCCTTTACGCTGATGTCCAAGTGTAACTTCACCACCCTGAATGACAAGCAGATCAAGGAGGTGCAGGCTTCCACCACTGTGCTCTACGTACCCATCCTCTACATAATTGCATTCACTCTGGGCCTCCCAGCTAACCTCCTGGCCCTGTGGGTCCTTCTGTTCCGTACCAAGAAGCTgccctccaccatcctcctcatCAACCTCACCGCCACCGACCTCATGATACTGATGGTGCTCCCTTTCCGCATCGTCTACCACTTACAGGGCAACGACTGGGCCTTTGGTGAGCCATTCTGCCGCGTGGTCACGGCGCTCTTCTACGGCAACATGTATGGCTCGGTGCTGTGTCTGGCATTCATCGCTGTGGACCGCTACGTGGCTTTGGTGCACCCGTTCGGTGCCAAGACCCTCCGCAGCCGCCGCACCTCTTTCTACATGAGCCTATGCGTGTGGGTGGCGGTGTTGGCTGCCATGCTGCCTCTCCTCATCTCACGCCAGTCCTACACACTGGATGAGCCGCGCATCACCACCTGCCACGACGCGCTGCCTGAGAAGGTGCACGAGAACTACTTCCTTCCCTACTTCCTCACACTCTTTTTTCTCGGCTTCCTGCTCCCCCTTCTGGTCGTCCTCTACTGCTACGTCTCTGTGATACGCACCCTGGTGGCAGGAGGCCAGCGCTACGCCCACGCAATGCACGTCACCATGTTGGTCCTGGTGGTGTTCGTGGGCTGCCTGCTGCCCAGCaacgtcctcctcctcctgcactACTCAGACTCCTATCTGGTGGACAATGGGGAGGATCTGTATGTGCCCTACATGGTTAGCCTAGCCGTTAGCACGTTGAATAGCTGCATCGACCCCTTCATCTTCTACTACATCTCTGACGACTTCAGGGACAAGGTCATGATGGTGCTGTGTTGCCGCGGCAACAACGGGAGAGACTCGACCACGGAGAATCAGGTGCCCTATTCGTCCTCCTTACAGGGGACGCAAAGGTCAAAGGTCACGCTGCTATCCATGTCTAGTCAGAGGCCGGGGACGTCAGAGGGGGAGGCAGCATGA